In Hemicordylus capensis ecotype Gifberg chromosome 3, rHemCap1.1.pri, whole genome shotgun sequence, one DNA window encodes the following:
- the LOC128350899 gene encoding cytochrome P450 26A1 translates to MGFSAFLASAVCTFVLPLLLFLATVKLWDLYCVRGRDPSCPLPLPPGTMGLPFFGETLQLVLQRRKFLQMKRRKYGYIYKTHLFGRPTVRVMGVENVRHILLGEHRLVAVQWPASVRTILGSGCLSNLHDAQHKHRKKVIMQAFSREALEHYIPVIQEEVSACLKQWLISSGGGSCLLVYPEVKRLMFRIAMRILLGFRPGQTGSDSEQHLVEAFEEMIRNLFSLPIDVPFSGLYKGLRARDVIHAKIEENILAKLAAKEPTDGYKDALQLLMEHTQSNGEQLNMQELKESATELLFGGHETTASAATSLITFLGLHHDVLQNVRKELQEKGLLGNFSQDKHLEMEVLEQLKYTGCVVKETLRLSPPVPGGFRVALKTFELNGFQIPKGWNVIYSICDTHDVAELFTNKDEFNPDRFMAPFPEDASRFSFIPFGGGLRSCVGKEFAKILLKIFAVELAQNCDWQLLNGPPTMKTGPIMYPVDNLPTKFTSFNGQV, encoded by the exons ATGGGCTTCTCCGCGTTTCTGGCTAGCGCCGTGTGCACCTTcgtgctgccgctgctgctcttcctggccACCGTGAAGCTCTGGGACCTGTACTGTGTCCGGGGCCGCGATCCTAGCTGCCCCTTGCCTCTGCCCCCTGGCACCATGGGGCTGCCCTTCTTCGGGGAGACTCTGCAGTTGGTGTTGCAG CGGCGGAAATTCCTGCAGATGAAGCGGCGCAAGTACGGCTACATCTACAAGACGCACCTCTTCGGGAGGCCCACGGTGCGCGTGATGGGAGTGGAGAACGTGCGGCACATCCTGCTGGGCGAGCATCGGCTGGTGGCCGTGCAGTGGCCGGCCTCGGTGCGCACCATCCTGGGCTCGGGCTGCCTCTCCAACCTCCACGACGCGCAGCACAAACACCGCAAGAAG GTAATCATGCAAGCTTTCTCCCGAGAAGCTCTGGAACATTATATCCCGGTCATCCAGGAAGAGGTGAGCGCTTGCCTGAAGCAGTGGCTGATCAGCAGCGGAGGCGGCTCCTGCCTGTTGGTTTACCCCGAAGTAAAGCGGCTTATGTTCCGAATCGCTATGCGCATCCTGCTGGGGTTTCGGCCGGGCCAGACCGGATCGGACAGCGAGCAACATCTGGTGGAGGCCTTTGAGGAGATGATCCGCAACCTCTTCTCCCTGCCCATCGATGTGCCTTTCAGCGGCCTCTACAAG GGCTTGAGAGCGCGGGATGTCATCCACGCCAAGATCGAGGAGAATATCCTGGCGAAATTGGCTGCGAAGGAGCCCACCGATGGCTACAAGGATGCGCTCCAGCTGCTGATGGAGCACACGCAGAGCAATGGCGAGCAGCTGAACATGCAG gaactAAAAGAATCAGCAACTGAGCTGCTTTTTGGTGGACATGAAACCACAGCCAGTGCTGCTACATCCTTGATCACTTTCCTAGGTCTTCACCATGATGTTTTGCAAAATGTGAGAAAGGAATTGCAAGAGAAG GGATTGTTGGGCAACTTCAGCCAAGATAAGCATTTGGAAATGGAGGTCTTGGAGCAACTGAAGTACACTGGCTGTGTTGTCAAAGAGACACTCCGGCTGAGCCCTCCGGTCCCAGGAGGGTTCCGAGTGGCACTCAAGACTTTTGAGCTAAAT GGATTCCAGATTCCTAAAGGCTGGAATGTCATCTACAGTATCTGTGACACCCATGATGTTGCAGAGCTCTTCACCAATAAAGATGAATTCAACCCTGACCGGTTCATGGCTCCTTTCCCAGAGGATGCCTCACGATTTAGTTTCATCCCTTTTGGAGGAGGCTTGAGAAGCTGTGTGGGCAAAGAGTTTGCCAAAATCCTCCTCAAGATCTTTGCTGTCGAGCTGGCTCAGAATTGCGACTGGCAGCTTTTAAATGGACCTCCAACCATGAAGACTGGACCCATCATGTATCCAGTGGACAATCTGCCTACAAAGTTCACAAGTTTCAATGGGCAGGTTTAA